From the Arthrobacter sp. PM3 genome, one window contains:
- a CDS encoding glycoside hydrolase family 13 protein, which translates to MDGPGMALPAGAGPLPHHDGSGLHAPVRAERGAEVRLRLRVPAVWGRAARVWLRSLHDGEPRYDPAASLGEADGWVWWEAATVPTNPVTRYRFLLEVPEESAGAKNRGGAGRLQYWSLNAQGLFSRDVSDYADFRLTTFRPAPEWLRRGTMYQVFPDRFARSAASDDLASARPTPDWAVPCSWDGTPVEGAGPHTPYQYYGGDLRGVTERLDHIQQLGADVIYLTPFFPARSNHRYDAATFRRVDLLLGGDEALIELVEAAHARGLRVMGDLTANHSGDAHEWFRRALADPASEEAGYYYFNADHTAYESWYGVPSLPKLNWASPGLRQKFVLDDDSPVARWLRPPFNLDGWRIDVGNMTGRLGATDLNQDVARLIADRVRAINPDAALLAEATNDAAPDFTGEHWHGAMTYSNFTRPLWSWLAGDAGHVNFFGTPLPGSNRTAAEDFLATHLDLSAAFSWDVRQQNMNALNSHDTARAATVMIDGGQRLGAVLMFTLPGVPVMFAGDEFGLEGDNGEYSRTPMPWNDPGRIRTDLRADYAALTALRREQPALTGGGVRWLHARGDVLAFVRETAHNAVLVVAARAGAGVELAPGSLSPAQLAALAGPPAYATAAVEVALSPADAAAVLIRTSGPAAAAWVLPGTRVPVPQP; encoded by the coding sequence ATGGACGGACCGGGCATGGCGCTCCCGGCCGGCGCTGGCCCGCTTCCGCACCACGACGGCTCGGGCCTCCACGCGCCTGTTCGCGCCGAACGGGGCGCGGAGGTCCGCCTGCGGCTCCGCGTCCCGGCTGTTTGGGGCCGGGCAGCCAGGGTCTGGCTCCGATCCCTGCACGACGGCGAGCCGCGCTACGATCCCGCCGCCAGCCTGGGCGAGGCCGACGGCTGGGTCTGGTGGGAGGCGGCCACCGTGCCGACCAACCCGGTGACCCGCTACCGCTTCCTGCTGGAAGTCCCGGAAGAATCCGCCGGGGCTAAAAACCGCGGCGGCGCCGGCCGGCTGCAGTACTGGAGCCTCAACGCCCAGGGACTGTTCAGCCGGGACGTCTCCGACTATGCCGACTTCCGGCTGACCACGTTCCGCCCGGCCCCCGAATGGCTGCGCCGGGGCACGATGTACCAGGTCTTCCCGGACCGCTTCGCGCGCTCGGCCGCTTCCGACGACCTGGCGTCGGCGCGTCCGACCCCGGACTGGGCCGTGCCCTGCAGCTGGGACGGCACCCCGGTGGAGGGCGCCGGCCCGCACACCCCCTACCAGTACTACGGCGGGGACCTCCGGGGTGTCACCGAGCGGCTGGACCACATCCAGCAGCTCGGGGCGGACGTCATCTACCTCACCCCGTTTTTTCCGGCCCGCTCCAACCACCGCTACGACGCCGCGACCTTCAGGCGCGTGGATCTGCTGCTGGGCGGCGACGAGGCCCTCATCGAACTCGTCGAAGCTGCCCACGCCCGCGGCCTGCGCGTGATGGGCGACCTCACGGCCAACCACTCCGGCGACGCCCACGAATGGTTCCGCCGCGCCCTGGCGGACCCGGCCTCCGAGGAAGCCGGGTACTACTACTTCAACGCGGACCACACGGCGTACGAATCCTGGTACGGCGTCCCGTCCCTGCCCAAACTCAACTGGGCGTCCCCGGGCCTGCGCCAGAAGTTCGTCCTCGACGACGATTCCCCCGTGGCGCGCTGGCTCCGGCCGCCGTTCAACCTCGACGGCTGGCGGATCGACGTCGGCAACATGACCGGCCGGCTCGGCGCCACCGACCTCAACCAGGACGTCGCGCGGCTCATCGCGGACCGGGTCCGGGCCATCAACCCGGACGCTGCGCTGCTCGCCGAGGCCACCAACGACGCCGCACCGGACTTCACCGGCGAACACTGGCACGGCGCCATGACCTACTCCAACTTCACCCGCCCCCTGTGGTCCTGGCTGGCCGGCGACGCCGGGCACGTCAACTTCTTCGGAACTCCGCTGCCCGGTTCCAACCGGACCGCGGCCGAGGACTTCCTCGCCACCCACCTGGACCTCTCCGCCGCGTTCAGCTGGGACGTCCGGCAGCAGAACATGAACGCCCTGAACAGTCACGACACCGCCCGGGCAGCCACCGTGATGATCGACGGCGGCCAGCGGCTCGGCGCGGTGCTGATGTTCACGCTGCCCGGGGTTCCCGTGATGTTCGCCGGGGACGAGTTCGGGCTCGAGGGCGACAACGGGGAGTATTCCCGCACCCCCATGCCCTGGAACGATCCCGGCCGCATCCGCACCGACCTGAGGGCCGACTACGCGGCCCTCACCGCGCTGCGCCGGGAACAGCCCGCGCTCACCGGCGGCGGAGTGCGCTGGCTCCACGCCCGCGGGGACGTCCTCGCGTTCGTGCGCGAAACCGCCCACAACGCCGTCCTGGTAGTGGCGGCCCGGGCCGGAGCCGGCGTCGAACTCGCTCCCGGATCGCTCTCGCCGGCCCAGCTCGCGGCCCTGGCGGGTCCGCCGGCCTACGCGACCGCGGCAGTCGAAGTGGCGCTGTCCCCGGCGGACGCGGCCGCCGTGCTGATCCGCACCAGCGGACCGGCGGCCGCCGCCTGGGTGCTGCCCGGGACCAGGGTGCCTGTCCCGCAGCCTTAG
- a CDS encoding DUF4032 domain-containing protein, with the protein MTEENGAQWHDEPTDYGQIGKLPRHEAASANDDKASLVSSSLSITAAATEPELLDLPWHIALEDWPAEYLAALPRGISRHIVRFAHLGGSVIAIKETSEHIARHEYHMLRKLARLDVPCVEPVAVITGRTTPEGRPLNPVLVTRHLKFSMPYRALFSQMLRKDTLTRLIDAQALLLVRLHLIGFYWGDVSLSNTLFRRDAGAFAAYLVDAETGELYPDLSTGQREYDLEIARVNIAGELMDLLDGGLIEEKVDPVATSELIMDSYRRLWTELTAKESFEIGERWRVAARIRRLNELGFDVEEYAIKTTQNGSTIQLQPKVVDAGHHQRRLLRLTGLDAQENQARRLLNDMDSFRADNNPGMDEEYSAHLWVSQIFEPIVRAIPRDLSGKLEPAEAVHEVLEHRWYRSEEENRHIPLAEAVQSYIDNELRHRRDEAAIMLNPDTELLKILEVETEESRYGAEESLAEYPDADD; encoded by the coding sequence ATGACCGAGGAAAACGGCGCCCAGTGGCACGACGAGCCCACCGACTACGGCCAGATCGGCAAGTTGCCCCGGCACGAGGCGGCGAGCGCCAATGATGACAAAGCCTCCCTGGTGTCCAGTTCGCTGAGCATCACCGCCGCCGCCACCGAGCCCGAACTCCTGGACCTGCCGTGGCACATCGCCCTCGAGGACTGGCCGGCCGAGTATCTCGCGGCACTCCCCCGCGGCATCTCCCGGCACATTGTGCGCTTCGCCCACCTGGGCGGCTCGGTCATCGCCATCAAGGAAACCTCGGAGCACATCGCCCGGCACGAATACCACATGCTCCGCAAGCTCGCCCGGCTGGACGTGCCCTGCGTGGAGCCGGTGGCCGTCATCACCGGACGCACCACCCCGGAGGGCCGGCCGCTGAACCCGGTGCTGGTCACCCGGCATCTGAAGTTCTCCATGCCATACCGTGCGCTCTTCTCCCAGATGCTGCGCAAGGACACCCTGACGCGGCTTATCGACGCCCAGGCGCTGCTGCTGGTCCGGCTGCACCTGATCGGCTTCTACTGGGGTGACGTCTCGCTTTCCAACACCCTGTTCCGCCGTGACGCCGGCGCGTTCGCCGCCTACCTCGTGGATGCCGAGACCGGCGAGCTGTACCCGGATCTGTCCACCGGCCAGCGTGAGTACGACCTCGAAATCGCCCGGGTCAACATTGCCGGGGAGCTCATGGACCTGCTCGACGGCGGCCTGATCGAGGAGAAGGTCGACCCCGTGGCCACGAGCGAGCTCATCATGGACAGCTACCGCCGGCTGTGGACCGAGCTGACGGCCAAGGAGTCGTTTGAGATCGGGGAACGCTGGCGCGTGGCCGCCCGCATCCGGCGGCTCAACGAGCTCGGCTTCGACGTCGAGGAATACGCCATCAAGACGACGCAGAACGGCTCCACCATCCAGCTCCAGCCCAAGGTGGTCGACGCCGGCCACCACCAGCGCCGGCTGCTGCGCCTGACCGGGCTGGACGCCCAGGAAAACCAGGCCCGCCGGCTCCTGAACGACATGGACTCCTTCCGGGCGGACAACAACCCGGGCATGGACGAGGAATACAGTGCTCACCTGTGGGTCAGCCAGATCTTCGAGCCGATCGTGCGGGCCATCCCGCGCGATCTCTCCGGCAAACTGGAGCCGGCCGAGGCGGTCCACGAGGTCCTGGAGCACCGCTGGTACCGGTCCGAGGAAGAAAACCGGCACATCCCCCTGGCCGAGGCCGTCCAGTCCTACATCGACAACGAGCTCCGGCACCGCCGGGACGAGGCCGCGATCATGCTTAACCCGGACACGGAACTGCTGAAGATCCTCGAGGTGGAAACCGAGGAATCACGCTACGGCGCCGAGGAGTCCCTCGCCGAGTACCCGGACGCCGACGACTAG
- a CDS encoding sugar ABC transporter permease, giving the protein MNGSAPRTGTTLEAPGSDLRSESGRTGAADLALLQRRKPFGAWVRDKGWRHAVGIAVTVFAVFPLLYVLSAAFNSTGTLVGSNALFSRFDVGNFTELMNNPSRPFARWFVNTMVVGGVTSAATVFLGAMAAYAFSRMRFTGRRVGLLSLLLLQMFPQLLAVVAIFLLLSGISEVIPALGLGSQLGLIMVYLGGALGVNTYLMYGFFNTVPQSLDEAAKIDGASHAQIFFGIIMRLVTPILAVVGLLSFIGISGEFVIASVVLTDPDSQTLAVGLYSFVAQQRSENWGVFAAGAVISAVPVMALFLYLQKYIVSGLTQGSVKG; this is encoded by the coding sequence ATGAACGGCTCAGCACCGCGCACCGGCACCACGCTGGAAGCACCCGGCTCCGATCTCCGCAGCGAATCGGGCAGGACCGGCGCCGCGGACCTCGCGCTGCTGCAGCGCCGCAAACCCTTCGGCGCCTGGGTCAGGGACAAGGGCTGGCGGCACGCCGTGGGGATTGCCGTCACCGTCTTCGCCGTTTTCCCGCTGCTCTATGTGCTCTCCGCGGCCTTCAACTCCACCGGCACCCTGGTGGGATCCAACGCCCTGTTCAGCCGGTTCGACGTCGGCAACTTCACCGAGCTGATGAACAACCCCTCCCGGCCGTTCGCCCGCTGGTTCGTCAACACCATGGTGGTGGGCGGCGTGACCTCGGCGGCCACCGTGTTCCTGGGCGCCATGGCCGCCTACGCGTTCTCCCGCATGCGCTTCACCGGGCGCCGGGTGGGACTGCTGAGCCTGCTGCTGCTCCAGATGTTCCCGCAACTGCTCGCCGTCGTCGCGATCTTCCTGCTCCTGAGCGGCATCTCCGAGGTCATCCCGGCTCTGGGCCTGGGCAGCCAGCTCGGCCTGATCATGGTGTACCTCGGCGGCGCCCTGGGCGTGAACACCTACCTCATGTACGGGTTCTTCAACACCGTGCCGCAGTCCCTGGACGAGGCCGCCAAGATCGACGGCGCCAGCCACGCGCAGATCTTCTTCGGCATCATCATGCGGCTGGTCACGCCGATCCTGGCCGTCGTGGGCCTGCTGTCCTTCATCGGGATCTCCGGCGAGTTCGTGATCGCCAGCGTCGTGCTGACCGACCCGGACAGCCAGACCCTCGCCGTCGGGCTGTACTCCTTCGTGGCCCAGCAGCGCTCCGAGAACTGGGGCGTTTTCGCCGCTGGCGCCGTGATCTCCGCCGTTCCGGTGATGGCCCTGTTCCTGTACCTGCAGAAGTACATCGTCAGCGGCCTCACCCAGGGCTCGGTGAAGGGCTGA
- the otsB gene encoding trehalose-phosphatase, translated as MTPEPAETNKRDAAPLSLSPELLEAVRRTAGTEHLLVAMDFDGTMAPLVDHAADARALPRSAAAFAALAELPRTTTALISGRALDSLRAVASPPENTLLIGSHGAEVWMGPGSSELMLDDAQRDLLAEVRRELEGIVQEAPGTLLEDKPAGVVLHTRLAADDVAEDAVAAARAVLQDRSGVFLKTGNRVLETSVVHASKGEGIAFLRQATGASAVAFAGDDTTDEDALASLIPGDLGVKVGLDFTQAEFRVESPLHVCELLEALLRERRKAVEPES; from the coding sequence ATGACTCCTGAACCGGCCGAAACCAACAAACGGGACGCCGCGCCGCTCTCGCTCTCACCGGAGCTGCTGGAGGCAGTGCGCCGCACCGCCGGCACCGAGCACCTGCTGGTGGCGATGGACTTCGACGGCACCATGGCCCCGCTCGTGGACCACGCCGCCGACGCCCGTGCCCTCCCCCGTTCCGCCGCCGCGTTCGCGGCGCTGGCGGAACTTCCCCGGACGACGACCGCGCTCATCTCCGGCCGGGCGCTGGACAGCCTGCGCGCGGTCGCCTCCCCGCCGGAGAACACGCTGCTGATCGGCAGCCACGGCGCCGAGGTCTGGATGGGCCCCGGGTCCTCGGAGCTGATGCTGGACGACGCCCAGCGGGACCTGCTGGCCGAAGTCCGCCGCGAGCTGGAGGGGATCGTGCAGGAGGCGCCCGGGACCCTGCTGGAGGACAAGCCGGCCGGCGTCGTCCTCCACACCCGGCTGGCGGCCGACGACGTCGCCGAGGACGCCGTCGCGGCGGCGCGGGCGGTCCTGCAGGACCGCAGCGGCGTCTTCCTGAAGACCGGCAACCGGGTCCTGGAAACCTCGGTGGTCCACGCCTCCAAGGGCGAGGGCATTGCCTTCCTCCGGCAGGCCACCGGCGCTTCCGCCGTGGCGTTCGCCGGGGACGACACCACCGACGAGGACGCCCTGGCCAGCCTCATCCCGGGGGACCTCGGCGTCAAAGTGGGGCTGGATTTCACCCAGGCCGAGTTCCGGGTGGAGTCGCCGCTCCACGTCTGCGAGCTGCTCGAAGCCCTGCTGCGGGAGCGTCGGAAGGCAGTCGAGCCGGAGAGCTAG
- a CDS encoding ABC transporter ATP-binding protein: MATVTFDNATRLYPGTDKPAVDKLNIDIADGEFLVLVGPSGCGKSTSLRMLAGLEDVNSGRILIGDRDVTDVPPKDRDIAMVFQNYALYPHMTVADNMGFALKIAGVSKEERAERVREAAKLLDLEPYLDRKPKALSGGQRQRVAMGRAIVRNPQVFLMDEPLSNLDAKLRVQTRTQIASLTRRLGVTTVYVTHDQVEAMTMGDRVAVLKDGLLMQVDTPRNLYDKPKNVFVAGFIGSPAMNLLELPVVDGGVQFGGTVYPVPRDVLEEAHGQTVTLGTRPEDLETVAQGEGLQVEVDVVEELGADAYVYGHTTLDGKSHDIVARVDGRRPPMKGESVWVRPQSGHVHLFDTKTGQRLGD, encoded by the coding sequence GTGGCTACAGTTACTTTTGATAACGCAACACGTCTGTACCCGGGCACCGATAAGCCCGCTGTTGACAAGCTCAACATTGACATCGCCGATGGCGAATTCCTGGTCCTCGTCGGACCCTCCGGCTGCGGAAAGTCGACCTCCCTGCGTATGCTCGCAGGTCTTGAGGACGTCAACTCCGGCCGCATCCTCATTGGCGATCGCGACGTCACCGACGTTCCGCCGAAGGACCGCGACATCGCCATGGTGTTCCAGAACTACGCCCTGTACCCGCACATGACCGTCGCGGACAACATGGGCTTCGCGTTGAAGATCGCCGGCGTCAGCAAGGAAGAGCGCGCCGAGCGCGTCCGTGAGGCCGCCAAGCTCCTGGACCTCGAGCCGTACCTGGACCGCAAGCCGAAGGCACTCTCCGGCGGCCAGCGCCAGCGTGTTGCCATGGGCCGCGCAATCGTGCGTAACCCGCAGGTCTTCCTCATGGACGAGCCGCTGTCCAACCTCGACGCCAAGCTGCGCGTCCAGACCCGCACCCAGATCGCGTCCCTGACCCGCCGCCTCGGCGTCACCACGGTCTACGTCACGCACGACCAGGTCGAGGCCATGACCATGGGTGACCGCGTCGCCGTGCTCAAGGACGGCCTGCTGATGCAGGTTGACACCCCGCGCAACCTCTACGACAAGCCGAAGAACGTCTTCGTGGCCGGCTTCATCGGCTCCCCCGCCATGAACCTGCTCGAACTCCCGGTGGTCGACGGCGGCGTCCAGTTCGGCGGGACCGTGTACCCGGTGCCGCGCGACGTCCTTGAAGAGGCCCACGGCCAGACCGTCACGCTGGGCACCCGACCGGAGGACCTGGAAACGGTTGCCCAGGGCGAAGGCCTCCAGGTGGAGGTCGACGTCGTCGAGGAACTCGGCGCCGACGCCTACGTCTACGGCCACACCACGCTGGACGGCAAGAGCCACGACATCGTGGCCCGTGTCGACGGCCGCCGCCCCCCGATGAAGGGTGAGTCCGTCTGGGTCCGCCCGCAGTCCGGCCACGTGCACCTGTTCGACACCAAGACCGGTCAGCGCCTCGGCGACTAA
- a CDS encoding ABC transporter permease subunit, producing the protein MTDTELRQAGDSAAAPAGKSAGHPAGKPARKPAQKPGGKPAARRLPFGPDTTKGTVAKIVLLGLVDAVAVYVLMMLFLSQSWAVLAISAAVVLAINWIYLRKGGLPAKYLAPGVLFLLVFQVFVVLFSGYIAFTNYGDGHNSTKDDAIAAIQLTAQKRVPDSPTYKASVLSKDDSFYLLFTGPDGKVSLGSTGKQLEQVSGAGTDSTGKANALDGYRTLNFQEIVANQQRILDITVPVSADPADGTLRTADGSSAYQYKPALSYDAAADTFTDTDTGAVYRDNGKGAFATAGGETLTTGWKIDVGMENFARAFTDPSLRGPLLGVILWTFTFAVASVALTFALGLFLAITFNREDLRGKRIYRILMILPYAFPAFLSGLVWSGILNPQFGWLNQTLLGGATIGWLTDPVLAKISVLVVNLWLGFPYMFLVCTGALQSLPTELDEAARMDGASPWRVFRSIKLPLLLVSIAPLLISSFAFNFNNFNVIFMLTGGGPRFADTDRDIGATDILITLVYKVAFGQGTGRDYGLASALAIIIFIIVATVSAISFKQTKALEEVNS; encoded by the coding sequence ATGACAGACACCGAACTCCGCCAGGCCGGCGATTCCGCCGCAGCACCAGCCGGTAAATCCGCCGGGCACCCTGCCGGCAAACCCGCCCGGAAACCGGCACAGAAACCGGGAGGGAAACCAGCCGCCCGCCGCCTGCCCTTCGGCCCCGACACCACCAAGGGAACGGTCGCCAAGATCGTGCTGCTGGGCCTCGTGGACGCCGTCGCCGTCTACGTGCTCATGATGTTGTTCCTTAGCCAGTCCTGGGCGGTGCTGGCAATCTCCGCCGCCGTCGTGCTGGCGATCAACTGGATCTACCTGCGCAAGGGCGGGCTTCCCGCGAAGTACCTGGCCCCCGGCGTCCTGTTCCTGCTGGTCTTCCAGGTGTTCGTGGTCCTGTTCAGCGGCTACATCGCCTTCACCAACTACGGTGACGGGCACAACAGCACCAAGGACGACGCGATCGCGGCCATCCAGTTGACCGCGCAGAAGCGCGTCCCCGACTCCCCGACCTACAAGGCCTCCGTGCTGTCCAAGGACGACTCCTTCTATCTGCTGTTCACGGGCCCGGACGGCAAAGTCTCGCTCGGCAGCACCGGAAAGCAGTTGGAGCAGGTTTCCGGCGCCGGAACGGATTCGACCGGGAAAGCCAACGCCCTCGACGGATACAGGACCCTGAACTTCCAGGAAATCGTCGCTAACCAGCAGCGGATCCTGGACATCACCGTCCCGGTGTCCGCCGACCCCGCAGACGGCACCCTGCGAACCGCCGACGGCAGCTCCGCCTACCAGTACAAGCCGGCCCTGAGCTACGACGCCGCCGCCGACACCTTCACGGACACGGACACGGGCGCCGTCTACAGGGACAACGGCAAGGGCGCCTTCGCCACGGCCGGCGGCGAGACCCTGACCACCGGCTGGAAGATCGACGTCGGCATGGAGAACTTCGCGCGCGCCTTCACCGATCCGAGCCTCCGCGGCCCGCTGCTGGGTGTCATCCTCTGGACCTTTACCTTCGCCGTGGCCTCCGTGGCGCTCACGTTCGCCCTGGGACTGTTCCTGGCGATCACCTTCAACCGGGAGGACCTGCGCGGCAAGCGGATCTACCGCATCCTCATGATCCTGCCCTACGCGTTCCCGGCGTTCCTGTCCGGGCTGGTCTGGTCCGGGATCCTCAACCCGCAGTTCGGCTGGCTCAACCAGACCCTGCTGGGCGGGGCCACGATCGGCTGGCTGACGGACCCCGTCCTGGCCAAGATCAGCGTGCTCGTAGTCAACCTCTGGCTCGGCTTCCCGTACATGTTCCTCGTCTGCACCGGCGCCCTGCAGTCCCTGCCCACCGAACTGGACGAGGCAGCCCGGATGGATGGCGCCAGCCCGTGGCGGGTGTTCCGCTCCATCAAGCTGCCGCTGCTGCTTGTCTCGATCGCCCCGCTGCTGATCTCCTCCTTCGCCTTCAACTTCAACAACTTCAACGTGATCTTCATGCTCACCGGCGGCGGCCCGCGGTTCGCGGATACGGACCGGGACATCGGGGCCACGGACATCCTGATCACCCTCGTGTACAAGGTGGCGTTCGGACAGGGCACCGGACGCGACTACGGCCTCGCCAGCGCCCTGGCCATCATCATCTTCATCATCGTGGCCACCGTCTCGGCCATCAGCTTCAAGCAGACCAAGGCACTTGAGGAAGTGAACTCATGA
- a CDS encoding FAD-binding oxidoreductase, whose protein sequence is MRSIIDELTSALDPAKIAVDAATLAAYAVDQAPVLDYQLPQAVVFAESVADVQATVAACAARGVALVARGAGTGVSGGAHASEGCVVLTLERMNRILDLNPDDETAVVEPGVINADLNAAAAEHGLMYAPDPASFKMSTIGGNVATNAGGLRCAKYGVTRDSVLALDVVLADGSLIHTGHQTFKGVAGYDLTGLFVGSEGTLGIVVGVTVRLKYLPREVHTIAAFYPDFRSAAAGVLAVGRARVQPAIMELLDGGSLAQLDDLHGSDLASRGKSLLLIQTDGFGAAAEAAAIRPVLAAGGAVVTMEADAEAEQLVELRRNSRGTEVDDEYRVGEDVAVPRSRLVDYVAELEAIAAEHAVQLKVVAHAGDGNLHPTFWIDRVDNTVDPEAMGRLGAALDKSITVALAMGGTITGEHGIGQYKLRWLGLEQKEPVRELQRRIKELFDPAGILNPGKAI, encoded by the coding sequence ATGCGCAGCATCATCGACGAGCTGACCTCTGCCCTGGACCCGGCCAAAATCGCCGTGGACGCCGCCACCCTGGCCGCCTACGCCGTGGACCAGGCGCCCGTCCTGGACTATCAGCTCCCGCAGGCCGTGGTCTTTGCCGAATCCGTGGCCGACGTGCAGGCCACCGTCGCCGCCTGCGCCGCCCGCGGCGTCGCGCTCGTGGCCCGCGGGGCCGGCACCGGCGTCTCCGGCGGCGCCCACGCGAGCGAGGGCTGCGTGGTGCTCACCCTCGAACGGATGAACCGCATCCTGGACCTCAACCCGGATGACGAGACCGCCGTCGTCGAACCCGGCGTCATCAACGCGGACCTCAATGCCGCCGCCGCCGAACACGGGCTCATGTACGCCCCCGACCCGGCGAGCTTCAAGATGTCCACCATCGGCGGCAATGTCGCCACGAACGCGGGCGGGCTGCGGTGCGCCAAGTACGGGGTGACCCGGGACTCGGTCCTGGCCCTCGACGTCGTGCTGGCGGACGGCTCGCTCATCCACACCGGACACCAGACCTTCAAAGGCGTCGCCGGCTACGACCTCACCGGGCTGTTCGTGGGGTCGGAAGGGACGCTGGGGATCGTGGTCGGGGTGACCGTGCGCCTGAAGTACCTGCCGCGCGAGGTCCACACCATCGCGGCCTTCTACCCGGACTTCCGCAGCGCCGCGGCCGGTGTCCTCGCCGTCGGCCGGGCCCGCGTGCAGCCGGCCATCATGGAACTGCTCGACGGCGGTTCGCTCGCCCAGCTCGACGACCTCCACGGCTCGGACCTCGCCTCCCGCGGCAAGTCACTGCTTCTGATCCAGACCGACGGGTTCGGCGCGGCGGCCGAGGCCGCCGCCATTCGCCCGGTCCTGGCCGCCGGCGGGGCGGTGGTGACCATGGAAGCCGACGCCGAGGCCGAGCAGCTGGTTGAGCTGCGCCGCAACAGCCGCGGGACTGAGGTGGATGACGAATACCGGGTGGGCGAGGATGTGGCGGTGCCGCGCTCGCGGCTGGTGGACTACGTCGCGGAACTCGAGGCCATCGCGGCCGAACACGCGGTCCAGCTCAAGGTCGTGGCGCACGCCGGCGATGGCAACCTGCACCCGACGTTCTGGATCGACCGGGTGGACAACACCGTGGACCCCGAGGCCATGGGCCGCCTCGGCGCCGCACTGGACAAGTCCATCACCGTGGCCCTGGCCATGGGCGGCACCATCACGGGCGAACACGGCATCGGCCAGTACAAGCTGCGCTGGCTCGGCCTCGAGCAGAAGGAACCGGTGCGTGAACTGCAGCGCCGGATCAAGGAGCTATTCGACCCCGCCGGGATCCTGAACCCGGGCAAGGCGATTTAG
- a CDS encoding VOC family protein: protein MTSLQIYVSFPGTAREALGFYADVFGGELALFTYEEFNRSDGPPDAIAHGQLTGAVALAGSDAAAGEKSVRFEGLMLSLLGTAEPAVLHEWFDKLAVDGRVVDPLAPKPWGASDGQVVDRHGLHWLIGYEPVS, encoded by the coding sequence ATGACTTCACTGCAGATCTATGTCAGTTTCCCCGGCACAGCCCGTGAAGCACTTGGCTTCTACGCGGATGTTTTCGGCGGAGAGCTTGCCTTGTTCACGTACGAGGAATTCAACCGCAGCGACGGTCCGCCGGATGCCATTGCCCACGGACAGCTGACCGGCGCGGTCGCTTTGGCGGGATCGGATGCGGCCGCGGGCGAGAAAAGCGTCCGGTTCGAAGGCCTCATGCTCTCGCTGCTGGGGACCGCCGAACCGGCAGTTCTGCACGAGTGGTTCGACAAACTCGCCGTTGACGGCCGGGTGGTCGATCCCCTTGCCCCGAAGCCCTGGGGCGCCTCAGACGGCCAGGTCGTCGACCGTCACGGCCTGCACTGGCTGATTGGCTACGAACCCGTTTCCTGA